GCTACGTCGCCAAGTTGCTCGATGCCAAGAAGACGCTTTCGGAGCAGCGTCGCCTGCTGGTTATCGGCGGGTGGCTCTCCTTGCTGGGTGCGACGGTGCACATTGACCTGAACCAGGACTCGGCCGCGACGGCCAGATTGCAGACGTCGGCAATGCTGGCGCGTGAAGCGGGGCATCCCGATATCGAAGCCTGGTGTTTTGAGACCGAGGCGTGGCGAGTGCTCACCGCGGGCGACTACAAGCGCGCCGTGGAACTCTCCCGTGCCGCCCAGCGGATAGCTCCGAAGGGGACTTCCGTGCTGATCCAGGCAACTGCGCAAGAGGGCCGTGCTCATGCGCGGTTGGGGAATTCGCAAGAGACGTACTCCGCTGTTGAGCGCGTGCAGCAGATGTCTGATGCGCTCGGGAACTCCGACACACCCGAACACCATTACCGTTACGATCCGGAAAAGTCCGTTTCGTACACAGCGACAACGCTGGCGTGGCTCGGGGATGGCACGGCAGAGACCTACGCGCGTGAGGTAGTTGCGCGGCTCGGTCCCCGAGACGACGTCTCTCGCTGGCCCAGGCGAGTTGCCTCGGCCCACATTGACCTGGCTCTCGCGCTGCTGTCTGCGAATCAGCACGATGAGGCGTGTGAATCGGCCGAGAAGGCGATCCTCAGCGGCAAGGTCGTGCCGTCGAACCACTGGCGTGCACTGGAAGTCGTGCGAGCAGTCGAACGCCGCGGCCTTCCCGAGGCTACGCGACTTCGGGAGGCGTACCAGGAGATGCGCCCGCCGAAGGAACTCACGCAGGACTGAGAGGAAGTGAGCCGATGGTGAATACGATGTCTCCAAGCTGACCGCCTGACGCGGTGCGAGAGTCAAGATCCCGGATCGGGCCCCCCGGCCGCGCCGAACGGCAACCCCCTAGCCCCCGCGGCGAAGCCGCCCCAGGCACCGGCGCCGGCCGCCGCAGGCTCCGCACAAGACCCCCGCACCACCAGCCGGGTCGGCAGCATCACCTGCCCCTCGCCGGGCTCGCGCCCACCGAGGAGGTCGAGCAGCATCTCCACCGCCCGCTGCCCCATGAGCTGCAACGGCTGCTCGATGGTGGTGAGCGCGGGCTCCACCATCGTGCTCTCGGGGATGTTGTCGAACCCGATCACCGACAGGTCCTGAGGCACCCGCATGCCGAGGGTCAGGGCGGTCTCCATGGTGGCTATCGCGGTCACGTCGTTCGCCGCGAAGACGGCGGTGGGCCGCTGGGGGAGCGTCAGGAGCGCCCTGGCGGCGTTCGACGACTCGTGGGCCTCGTAGCCGGCGTTGCGCAGCAGGTCCGGGTCGAAGGGGATGCCGGCGGCCTTAAGCGCGCTGCGGTAGCCGGCCTCCCGCTGCCTGCTGGACTCCAGGTCCCTGGGGGGCCGGCCGAGGAAGCCGATGCGGCGGTGGCCGAGTTCCAGCAGGTGTTCCACGGCGAGGCGCGCCCCGCGGGCGTTGTCCGCCGCCACCGTCCAGCCGTCGTCGCCCCCGCTGTGCGGATCCACCGCGACCACCGGCGAGCCGATGTCCCGGGTGGAGACGGTGGGCGTCACCAGTACCGCGCCGTCGATCAGCGTCCCCGACAGCCGCGACAGGTAGCGCCGTTCCCAGCCGACCCGCCCGCCGGCCTCCCCGCCGGTCGAGTACACGACCAGCTCGTATCCGGTGCCCTTGAGGCCGCGTGCCACGCCTTTCAGCAGCTCGGCGCTGTACGGCTCTATGGCCCACACCAGCACGCCGACGACGTTGGTGCGGTGGTTGCGCAGGCTCCGTGCGACCAGGCTCGACTCGTAGCCCAGTTCGTCGATGGCGGCGCGCACCCGCAGCAGGGTGTCCGCGGCCACTCCATGGCGATCGTTGAGCACCTTGGAGACGGTCGCTACCGAGACGCCCGCCTGCGCGGCGACCTCCCGGATGGTCACTCGGTTGCTCGTCACGGTCCGGATTCTACTGTCCTGTCCCGCCGCCACCGATAACGTTATCGATAACGATTGACAAGTCCCGGGCGCCGCTTGCACGATGGCCGGGCGCCGGCGGTGAGAGGCCTTGCCGCAGGCGCGAGAGGCGTCAGGTGACACGTGTGCGGCGCCGGTCGGCCGGTCATCACTTCAGGGGTCGTGGTGGCGTGAACCGCCGGGGATCGCACGGGCCGAGGGCCCCGGGCGACGGAGGTTGGGGACGAATCCGATCAAGGGGGAAGCCGCTTACGGGAGTTGCAGCGCTCCGCCGTGATCCGCACTACCATCCGCAGGCGACCCCTGGGCGTGGTCCCGGAAAGCGCTTGCTGCAGCTGGTGCCGCGCCATCCCCATCCGACCCCCGGACACGACGACGTGGCCGGGGAAGAGAGGCGGACAGCATGACGGCATCGGTCACCCCACGAAGGACCGTCCTCGCGGCGGGACTGGCCATCCTGTTCGGCAGTGCGGTGGCGGGCTGCGGCACCTCGGGACCCAAGCCCGGCGGCGCGGGAGGCTCCACCGACGGCGCGTCGGCGTGGATCCTCAGCGGCGTGACGGAGCAGACCTTCCACAACACCTTCAACTCGTGGAACGACGCCCACCCCGATCAGAAGTTCGACGTCCAGGCCTTCGCCAACGACCCGTACAAGCAGAAGATCCGCACCGCGGTCGGCGCGGGCCAGGCCCCCACCCTGATCTACGGCTGGGGCGGCGGCGTCCTGGAGTCCTACGTGCGGGCCAAGGCGGTGGAGGACCTGAGCGACCTCGCCGCCGACGCCGAGGTGAAGGGCCGCTTCCTCTCCTCGGTCGCGAACGGCGGGAAGGTCGGCGGCAAGACGTACGCGCTGCCGAACAACGGCATCAAGCCGGTGATGATCTACTACAACAAGGAGCTCTTCGCCCAGATCGGTGCCGAGCCGCCGAAGACCTGGGACGAGCTGATGAGCCAGGTCGACGACTTCAAGCAGGCCAAGATCGCGCCGTTCACGGTGAGCGGCCAGGCCAAGTGGCCGCTGCTGCCGTGGCTCTCGTACCTGATGGACCGCATCGGCGGCCCCGGCGTGCTGGAGGACATCCTGGCCGGCAAGGCGAAGGCGTGGTCCGACCCGGCGGTGACCCAGGCGAACACCAAGATCCAGGAGCTGGTCGACGCCGGCGGCTTCGTGTCGGACTTCGCCTCCATCACCACCGACAGCGGCGCCGACGTGGCCCTGCTGTACACCGGCAAGGCCGCCATGACGCTGGCGCTGCCGTCCGCCTACCAGACCATCCAGCAGTCCGACCCGAAGTTCGTCTCGGACGGCAAGCTCGGCTACTTCCCCTTCCCGACGGTCTCCGGCGGGAAGGGCGACCCGGACGACGTGGTCGGCAACCCCTCCAACTACTGGTCGATCTCGGCGTCCGCCTCCGACGACGAGA
The nucleotide sequence above comes from Streptomyces sp. TS71-3. Encoded proteins:
- a CDS encoding LacI family DNA-binding transcriptional regulator, whose product is MTSNRVTIREVAAQAGVSVATVSKVLNDRHGVAADTLLRVRAAIDELGYESSLVARSLRNHRTNVVGVLVWAIEPYSAELLKGVARGLKGTGYELVVYSTGGEAGGRVGWERRYLSRLSGTLIDGAVLVTPTVSTRDIGSPVVAVDPHSGGDDGWTVAADNARGARLAVEHLLELGHRRIGFLGRPPRDLESSRQREAGYRSALKAAGIPFDPDLLRNAGYEAHESSNAARALLTLPQRPTAVFAANDVTAIATMETALTLGMRVPQDLSVIGFDNIPESTMVEPALTTIEQPLQLMGQRAVEMLLDLLGGREPGEGQVMLPTRLVVRGSCAEPAAAGAGAWGGFAAGARGLPFGAAGGPDPGS
- a CDS encoding extracellular solute-binding protein, encoding MTASVTPRRTVLAAGLAILFGSAVAGCGTSGPKPGGAGGSTDGASAWILSGVTEQTFHNTFNSWNDAHPDQKFDVQAFANDPYKQKIRTAVGAGQAPTLIYGWGGGVLESYVRAKAVEDLSDLAADAEVKGRFLSSVANGGKVGGKTYALPNNGIKPVMIYYNKELFAQIGAEPPKTWDELMSQVDDFKQAKIAPFTVSGQAKWPLLPWLSYLMDRIGGPGVLEDILAGKAKAWSDPAVTQANTKIQELVDAGGFVSDFASITTDSGADVALLYTGKAAMTLALPSAYQTIQQSDPKFVSDGKLGYFPFPTVSGGKGDPDDVVGNPSNYWSISASASDDEKKTARAYLKDALLKGSYIDDLLKDGNVPPVADLGPRIAKSSDPDYFDAVYSMTAKAPNFALSLDQALGPKAGDAVLTNLQQIFLKEITPEKFADNMNATLSG